A single window of Vigna unguiculata cultivar IT97K-499-35 chromosome 1, ASM411807v1, whole genome shotgun sequence DNA harbors:
- the LOC114181205 gene encoding BTB/POZ and MATH domain-containing protein 3 encodes MAELEEDRMGDFKPFSEGSSCSRSISETVNGSHQFTIKGYSLAKGMGAGKYIMSDTFSVGGYDWAIYFYPDGKNPEDNSMYVSVFIALASDGTDVRALFKLTLVDQSEKGNDKVHSHFDRPLDGGPYTLKYRGSMWGYKRFFRRTLLETSEYLKDDCLVMHCTVGVVKTRFEGSKQGVIVPHSDMGQNFKDLLDSEVGCDIVFKVKSESFKAHKLVLAARSPVFRAQFFGLVGDPSLEEVVVEDIEPFIFKAMLLFIYSDKLPDIYEVMDSMNVCSYAVMVQHLLAAADLYNLDRLKLLCESKLCEEINTDNVATTLALAEQHHCPQLKAICLKFIANPANLGAVMQSEAFVHLKESCPAMLLELLETFASVDDNSSLTLSRKRSGSSIYGQDLADGAAAESVNPSGRRLRRRT; translated from the exons ATGGCGGAATTGGAGGAGGACCGGATGGGGGATTTCAAGCCCTTCTCGGAGGGCTCTTCGTGCTCGCGTTCGATCAGCGAAACTGTGAATGGCTCGCACCAATTCACGATAAAGGGGTACTCTCTCGCAAAGGGGATGGGTGCTGGGAAGTACATCATGAGCGACACATTTAGCGTCGGTGGTTACGATTGGGCAATTTACTTCTATCCTGATGGGAAGAACCCCGAGGACAATTCCATGTACGTATCGGTGTTCATAGCTCTCGCAAGCGACGGAACTGACGTTAGGGCTCTGTTCAAGTTGACGCTGGTCGATCAGAGTGAGAAGGGGAACGATAAGGTTCATAGCCATTTCGATAGGCCTCTTGATGGTGGACCGTACACCTTGAAGTATAGAGGCAGCATGTG GGGTTACAAGCGTTTCTTCAGAAGAACTCTACTGGAAACTTCAGAGTATCTAAAAGATGATTGCCTCGTCATGCATTGCACTGTTGGTGTTGTCAAAACTCGTTTTGAGGGATCTAAACAGGGTGTTATTGTGCCACATTCAGACATGGGCCAAAACTTTAAGGACTTGCTAGACTCAGAGGTTGGTTGCGACATTGTTTTCAAGGTTAAAAGCGAAAGCTTCAAAGCTCATAAGTTAGTACTTGCGGCACGATCTCCTGTGTTTAGAGCACAGTTTTTTGGACTTGTTGGGGATCCTAGCTTAGAGGAAGTAGTGGTAGAGGATATTGAGCCTTTTATCTTCAAG gCAATGCTTCTCTTCATTTATTCTGACAAACTTCCTGACATCTATGAAGTAATGGACTCGATGAATGTCTGCTCATATGCTGTCATGGTGCAGCATCTCCTGGCTGCTGCTGATCTCTATAATCTTGATCGGCTCAAACTGCTTTGTGAATCAAAATTGTGTGAAGAAATCAATACTGACAATGTAGCCACAACACTTGCCCTGGCAGAGCAACACCACTGTCCTCAGCTGAAGGCAAtctgtttaaaatttattgcaaATCCAGCAAATTTGGGAG CTGTGATGCAGTCGGAAGCTTTTGTGCATTTGAAAGAGAGCTGCCCGGCAATGTTGTTGGAACTGCTGGAGACATTTGCCTCAGTGGACGATAACTCAAGCCTGACATTGAGCAGAAAGAGAAGTGGCAGTAGCATATATGGTCAAGATTTGGCAGACGGGGCAGCTGCTGAATCGGTTAATCCAAGTGGCAGGCGATTAAGGAGGCGAACATAA